One window of Perca fluviatilis chromosome 12, GENO_Pfluv_1.0, whole genome shotgun sequence genomic DNA carries:
- the ofd1 gene encoding oral-facial-digital syndrome 1 protein homolog isoform X2 translates to MSSAKEDTLSPDELRKRLYQTFKNKGVLDTLKTQMRNQLIQELKHPPLTGGEPVPRPVTVKFEPLLVSACNSIVSDHLRTSGYEYTLSVFYPESGLCKDRVFTKGDLLQLLKIDPESALYRSLSSNKDNNDKGFLISLLTQLTHHYTHGLCHDADTQTTGTASYGESLVEKMKMIDKEYESFNYSGEKWFSFQSKLAAHRKEIEAQMQAEMNTKMQHFKDVEIAKVRMEEKANFHKEFGKLKQELERTYEMKAKALMAREKNAIERLQKQQEIEEKNVYMQRQSVLKEIETVRNRENELRMRIEAFEKTCQIHEEKVKTTEELQRRRELAVKTMEDTHDQRLKNELSRYQLELKDSFIKRTEKLTENENQNKMETVRIQKESAVINAKLEEHSRACSELRRLQVELDTAQQQISLMTQQKELLRERLETMSDYPSLKREKAELQGQLRLLKKQLEEAQEENRLLRADLGQPSKEQLVLQMELRRLQSARRLDEEEFDNQKQVLQAQLQSEVERCAQLKAQLAKCEERSQWMTNHIEEIKLQLRHTQQALENEVLRNPKPSLVDRSILELNADKLVPPDIYVDRALLRARVGYDDVCEAGGPMRGHKSPWNDSPDSDMELVAEAKARIQELQEEAETLEEAYRNYQQRAVRSTISHMLPPRPLSPQQAHPSHRPDSPLRKQVSHHSHTHSPLKSKVSHRPPSPQTTRTPSYAPYDTRNTVPPSQPRVTFLEDHSQPQSTAFTDHSLHLVTESLFIRDGHPQDASSPPPRRLSSTSHSSRKKHQREIAEDHNLSPMRIFPNMKSLHLIEAVASPIAFPELSFDRRLPRDPRDEVETSGDFSSELSPPRSPQLKSTARDQSSPPKLHPVFSSSDSSPQPEKISLEDLTGILSEPGHIPELLLDTAVPLSEEAPDGPAVPRPQDLPEDPIDLQGQSEVPQASGESPREEDEEDEEQRWERERKERLEQRQRDQEEARERELQELERLEKEMLLQEMEQPEQRGEEEEVEEEETRIKKGADEEQKREADNDGNESKGENPLEKYMKMVLEAREKQHAQSPGREEVGHTSPEAKSLSEEKDDSIAAFSHKDEEDDDFW, encoded by the exons AAGGAAGACACGTTATCTCCAGATGAGCTTAGGAAAAGACTCTAtcaaacttttaaaaacaaaggAGTGCTAGATACACTCAAA ACACAGATGCGGAATCAACTTATCCAGGAGTTAAAACACCCACCTTTGACTGGAGGAGAACCAGTCCCCAGACCAGTAACTGTGAAATTTGAACCTCTTTTGGTCTCAGCCTGTAACAGCATAGTGTCTGATCATCTCCGCACCTCAGGTTATGAGTACACCCTATCTGTATTCTACCCTGAAAGTGGCCTGTGCAAAGACAGG GTTTTCACAAAAGGAGACCTTCTTCAGCTTCTTAAAATTGACCCTGAATCAGCCCTTTACAGATCCCTG tcttcaaacAAAGATAACAATGATAAAG GGTTCCTGATCAGCCTTTTAACACAGCTAACGCACCATTATACTCACGGCCTGTGCCATGATGCTGACACTCAGACAACCGGCACAGCAAGTTACGGAGAGTCTCTTG TTGAGAAGATGAAAATGATTGATAAGGAATATGAGAGCTTCAATTACAGTGGGGAAAAATGGTTTTCTTTCCAATCCAAACTGGCTGCCCATAGAAAAGAAATTGAAGCACAGATGCAAGCAGAAATGAACACAAAG ATGCAACATTTTAAAGATGTTGAAATCGCCAAGGTGAGGATGGAAGAAAAAGCAAATTTTCATAAAGAATTTGGTAAGCTAAAGCAGGAGCTGGAGAGGACTTACGAGATGAAGGCAAAGGCGTTGATGGCGCGGGAGAAAAATGCCATTGAGCGACTACAAAAACAACAAGAG attgaagaaaaaaatgtgtatatgCAGAGACAATCGGTCCTGAAAGAAATTGAAACAGTGCGGAACAGAGAGAATGAGCTGAGGATGAGAATCGAGGCTTTTGAAAA GACTTGTCAAATTCATGAGGAGAAGGTCAAGACCACTGAAGAGCTGCAGAGGAGGCGAGAACTGGCAGTTAAGACGATGGAGGACACGCACGACCAAAGGCTGAAGAATGAACTTTCCCG GTATCAGCTTGAGTTAAAGGATAGCTTTATCAAGAGAACAGAAAAACTCACAGAGAATGAGAACCAAAACAAAA tGGAAACTGTTCGTATCCAAAAGGAGTCAGCTGTAATTAATGCCAAATTAGAggagcacagcagagcatgttCAGAGCTGAGACGGCTGCAG GTTGAGCTGgacacagcacagcagcagaTTTCTCTGATGACTCAACAGAAGGAGCTGTTAAGGGAACGACTGGAGACCATGAGTGACTACCCCAGCttgaaaagagagaaagcagaGCTGCAAGGCCAGCTGCGGCTGCTAAAGAAACAGCTGGAGGAGGCCCAAGAGGAGAACCGGCTTCTCCGTGCTG ATTTGGGCCAGCCGTCCAAGGAGCAGCTGGTGTTGCAGATGGAGCTACGGAGGCTGCAGAGCGCTCGCAGACTGGATGAGGAAGAGTTTGACAACCAGAAACAGGTGTTGCAGGCACAGCTCCAGAGTGAG GTGGAGCGGTGTGCTCAGCTAAAGGCTCAGTTGGCAAAGTGTGAGGAGAGGTCACAGTGGATGACTAACCACATTGAGGAAATAAAGTTACAGCTTCGCCATACTCAACAAG CTCTTGAAAATGAAGTGCTGCGTAACCCCAAGCCCTCTCTTGTCGATCGCTCAATACTGGAGCTGAACGCTGACAAACTGGTTCCCCCTGACATCTATGTGGACAGAGCTCTGCTGAGGGCCAGGGTGGGTTATGATGATGTTTGTGAAGCAGGTGGGCCCATGCGAGGACACAAGTCGCCTTGGAATGACTCTCCAGACTCCGACATGGAGCTGGTAGCTGAGGCCAAGGCTCGGATTCAGGAGCTGCAGGAGGAGGCTGAGACCTTAGAGGAAGCCTACAGGAACTACCAGCAGAGGGCAGTGCGCTCCACCATCTCACACATGCTTCCCCCAAGACCTCTTTCCCCACAACAAGCACATCCTTCACATCGTCCCGACTCTCCCCTGAGAAAACAAGTTTCTCACCATTCACACACCCACTCCCCCCTCAAATCAAAGGTCTCGCACAGGCCACCGTCTCCACAAACTACCAGAACCCCCTCCTATGCACCCTATGACACCAGAAACACTGTACCACCTTCACAACCAAGAGTGACCTTTTTAGAAGACCATAGCCAACCCCAGTCCACAGCTTTCACTGACCACAGTCTCCATTTGGTGACTGAATCTCTGTTTATAAGAGATGGACACCCCCAGGATGCAAGCAGCCCTCCACCCAGACGTCTGTCCTCCACATCGCACTCCTCCAGGAAAAAGCATCAAAGAGAGATTGCCGAAG ATCATAATCTTTCTCCTATGAGGATATTTCCTAACATGAAGTCTTTGCATCTGATAGAAGCCGTTGCGTCTCCGATTGCGTTCCCAGAGTTGTCGTTTGACAGACGGCTCCCTCGTGACCCCCGCGACGAGGTGGAGACCTCCGGTGACTTTTCCTCTGAGCTCAGTCCCCCTCGCAGTCCTCAGCTCAAGAGCACAGCACGAGACCAGTCCAG TCCACCAAAGCTGCACCCTGTGTTCTCCAGCTCGGATTCTTCCCCACAGCCTGAGAAAATAAGCCTAGAAGATCTCACAGGGATTTTGTCAG AGCCCGGCCACATTCCAGAGCTTCTCCTGGACACTGCCGTCCCTCTCTCTGAGGAGGCCCCTGACGGCCCCGCTGTCCCCCGCCCACAGGACCTCCCAGAAGACCCGATAGACTTGCAGGGCCAGTCGG AAGTCCCACAAGCCTCAGGTGAATCTCCTAGggaagaagatgaagaggatGAGGAGCAGAGGTGGGAAAGAGAGCGAAAGGAAAGACTAGAACAAAGGCAGAGGGATCAAGAAGAAGCCAGAGAGAGGGAGCTGCAGGAACTTGAAAGACTGGAGAAAGAGATG CTTTTGCAAGAGATGGAGCAACCAgaacagagaggagaagaagaagaagtagaagaagaagaaactagaatTAAGAAAGGAGCAGATGAAGAGCAGAAGCGAGAGGCAGATAATGATGGGAACGAGTCCAAAGGTGAAAATCCAttggagaaatacatgaagATGGTCCTGGAAGCCAGAGAGAAGCAGCATGCACAG AGCCCTGGAAGAGAAGAAGTAGGACATACGAGCCCAGAGGCCAAGAGTTTGTCTGAGGAGAAAGACGACAG CATTGCAGCATTTTCACACAAGGATGAGGAGGATGATGATTTCTGGTGA
- the ofd1 gene encoding oral-facial-digital syndrome 1 protein homolog isoform X4, with product MSSAKEDTLSPDELRKRLYQTFKNKGVLDTLKTQMRNQLIQELKHPPLTGGEPVPRPVTVKFEPLLVSACNSIVSDHLRTSGYEYTLSVFYPESGLCKDRVFTKGDLLQLLKIDPESALYRSLSSNKDNNDKGFLISLLTQLTHHYTHGLCHDADTQTTGTASYGESLVEKMKMIDKEYESFNYSGEKWFSFQSKLAAHRKEIEAQMQAEMNTKMQHFKDVEIAKVRMEEKANFHKEFGKLKQELERTYEMKAKALMAREKNAIERLQKQQEIEEKNVYMQRQSVLKEIETVRNRENELRMRIEAFEKTCQIHEEKVKTTEELQRRRELAVKTMEDTHDQRLKNELSRYQLELKDSFIKRTEKLTENENQNKMETVRIQKESAVINAKLEEHSRACSELRRLQVELDTAQQQISLMTQQKELLRERLETMSDYPSLKREKAELQGQLRLLKKQLEEAQEENRLLRADLGQPSKEQLVLQMELRRLQSARRLDEEEFDNQKQVLQAQLQSEVERCAQLKAQLAKCEERSQWMTNHIEEIKLQLRHTQQALENEVLRNPKPSLVDRSILELNADKLVPPDIYVDRALLRARVGYDDVCEAGGPMRGHKSPWNDSPDSDMELVAEAKARIQELQEEAETLEEAYRNYQQRAVRSTISHMLPPRPLSPQQAHPSHRPDSPLRKQVSHHSHTHSPLKSKVSHRPPSPQTTRTPSYAPYDTRNTVPPSQPRVTFLEDHSQPQSTAFTDHSLHLVTESLFIRDGHPQDASSPPPRRLSSTSHSSRKKHQREIAEEAVASPIAFPELSFDRRLPRDPRDEVETSGDFSSELSPPRSPQLKSTARDQSSPPKLHPVFSSSDSSPQPEKISLEDLTGILSEPGHIPELLLDTAVPLSEEAPDGPAVPRPQDLPEDPIDLQGQSEVPQASGESPREEDEEDEEQRWERERKERLEQRQRDQEEARERELQELERLEKEMLLQEMEQPEQRGEEEEVEEEETRIKKGADEEQKREADNDGNESKGENPLEKYMKMVLEAREKQHAQSPGREEVGHTSPEAKSLSEEKDDSIAAFSHKDEEDDDFW from the exons AAGGAAGACACGTTATCTCCAGATGAGCTTAGGAAAAGACTCTAtcaaacttttaaaaacaaaggAGTGCTAGATACACTCAAA ACACAGATGCGGAATCAACTTATCCAGGAGTTAAAACACCCACCTTTGACTGGAGGAGAACCAGTCCCCAGACCAGTAACTGTGAAATTTGAACCTCTTTTGGTCTCAGCCTGTAACAGCATAGTGTCTGATCATCTCCGCACCTCAGGTTATGAGTACACCCTATCTGTATTCTACCCTGAAAGTGGCCTGTGCAAAGACAGG GTTTTCACAAAAGGAGACCTTCTTCAGCTTCTTAAAATTGACCCTGAATCAGCCCTTTACAGATCCCTG tcttcaaacAAAGATAACAATGATAAAG GGTTCCTGATCAGCCTTTTAACACAGCTAACGCACCATTATACTCACGGCCTGTGCCATGATGCTGACACTCAGACAACCGGCACAGCAAGTTACGGAGAGTCTCTTG TTGAGAAGATGAAAATGATTGATAAGGAATATGAGAGCTTCAATTACAGTGGGGAAAAATGGTTTTCTTTCCAATCCAAACTGGCTGCCCATAGAAAAGAAATTGAAGCACAGATGCAAGCAGAAATGAACACAAAG ATGCAACATTTTAAAGATGTTGAAATCGCCAAGGTGAGGATGGAAGAAAAAGCAAATTTTCATAAAGAATTTGGTAAGCTAAAGCAGGAGCTGGAGAGGACTTACGAGATGAAGGCAAAGGCGTTGATGGCGCGGGAGAAAAATGCCATTGAGCGACTACAAAAACAACAAGAG attgaagaaaaaaatgtgtatatgCAGAGACAATCGGTCCTGAAAGAAATTGAAACAGTGCGGAACAGAGAGAATGAGCTGAGGATGAGAATCGAGGCTTTTGAAAA GACTTGTCAAATTCATGAGGAGAAGGTCAAGACCACTGAAGAGCTGCAGAGGAGGCGAGAACTGGCAGTTAAGACGATGGAGGACACGCACGACCAAAGGCTGAAGAATGAACTTTCCCG GTATCAGCTTGAGTTAAAGGATAGCTTTATCAAGAGAACAGAAAAACTCACAGAGAATGAGAACCAAAACAAAA tGGAAACTGTTCGTATCCAAAAGGAGTCAGCTGTAATTAATGCCAAATTAGAggagcacagcagagcatgttCAGAGCTGAGACGGCTGCAG GTTGAGCTGgacacagcacagcagcagaTTTCTCTGATGACTCAACAGAAGGAGCTGTTAAGGGAACGACTGGAGACCATGAGTGACTACCCCAGCttgaaaagagagaaagcagaGCTGCAAGGCCAGCTGCGGCTGCTAAAGAAACAGCTGGAGGAGGCCCAAGAGGAGAACCGGCTTCTCCGTGCTG ATTTGGGCCAGCCGTCCAAGGAGCAGCTGGTGTTGCAGATGGAGCTACGGAGGCTGCAGAGCGCTCGCAGACTGGATGAGGAAGAGTTTGACAACCAGAAACAGGTGTTGCAGGCACAGCTCCAGAGTGAG GTGGAGCGGTGTGCTCAGCTAAAGGCTCAGTTGGCAAAGTGTGAGGAGAGGTCACAGTGGATGACTAACCACATTGAGGAAATAAAGTTACAGCTTCGCCATACTCAACAAG CTCTTGAAAATGAAGTGCTGCGTAACCCCAAGCCCTCTCTTGTCGATCGCTCAATACTGGAGCTGAACGCTGACAAACTGGTTCCCCCTGACATCTATGTGGACAGAGCTCTGCTGAGGGCCAGGGTGGGTTATGATGATGTTTGTGAAGCAGGTGGGCCCATGCGAGGACACAAGTCGCCTTGGAATGACTCTCCAGACTCCGACATGGAGCTGGTAGCTGAGGCCAAGGCTCGGATTCAGGAGCTGCAGGAGGAGGCTGAGACCTTAGAGGAAGCCTACAGGAACTACCAGCAGAGGGCAGTGCGCTCCACCATCTCACACATGCTTCCCCCAAGACCTCTTTCCCCACAACAAGCACATCCTTCACATCGTCCCGACTCTCCCCTGAGAAAACAAGTTTCTCACCATTCACACACCCACTCCCCCCTCAAATCAAAGGTCTCGCACAGGCCACCGTCTCCACAAACTACCAGAACCCCCTCCTATGCACCCTATGACACCAGAAACACTGTACCACCTTCACAACCAAGAGTGACCTTTTTAGAAGACCATAGCCAACCCCAGTCCACAGCTTTCACTGACCACAGTCTCCATTTGGTGACTGAATCTCTGTTTATAAGAGATGGACACCCCCAGGATGCAAGCAGCCCTCCACCCAGACGTCTGTCCTCCACATCGCACTCCTCCAGGAAAAAGCATCAAAGAGAGATTGCCGAAG AAGCCGTTGCGTCTCCGATTGCGTTCCCAGAGTTGTCGTTTGACAGACGGCTCCCTCGTGACCCCCGCGACGAGGTGGAGACCTCCGGTGACTTTTCCTCTGAGCTCAGTCCCCCTCGCAGTCCTCAGCTCAAGAGCACAGCACGAGACCAGTCCAG TCCACCAAAGCTGCACCCTGTGTTCTCCAGCTCGGATTCTTCCCCACAGCCTGAGAAAATAAGCCTAGAAGATCTCACAGGGATTTTGTCAG AGCCCGGCCACATTCCAGAGCTTCTCCTGGACACTGCCGTCCCTCTCTCTGAGGAGGCCCCTGACGGCCCCGCTGTCCCCCGCCCACAGGACCTCCCAGAAGACCCGATAGACTTGCAGGGCCAGTCGG AAGTCCCACAAGCCTCAGGTGAATCTCCTAGggaagaagatgaagaggatGAGGAGCAGAGGTGGGAAAGAGAGCGAAAGGAAAGACTAGAACAAAGGCAGAGGGATCAAGAAGAAGCCAGAGAGAGGGAGCTGCAGGAACTTGAAAGACTGGAGAAAGAGATG CTTTTGCAAGAGATGGAGCAACCAgaacagagaggagaagaagaagaagtagaagaagaagaaactagaatTAAGAAAGGAGCAGATGAAGAGCAGAAGCGAGAGGCAGATAATGATGGGAACGAGTCCAAAGGTGAAAATCCAttggagaaatacatgaagATGGTCCTGGAAGCCAGAGAGAAGCAGCATGCACAG AGCCCTGGAAGAGAAGAAGTAGGACATACGAGCCCAGAGGCCAAGAGTTTGTCTGAGGAGAAAGACGACAG CATTGCAGCATTTTCACACAAGGATGAGGAGGATGATGATTTCTGGTGA